Proteins encoded together in one Telopea speciosissima isolate NSW1024214 ecotype Mountain lineage chromosome 6, Tspe_v1, whole genome shotgun sequence window:
- the LOC122666178 gene encoding pirin-like protein: MLETEISSVLREPRFVVRKFQAISQREGAGAVVRRSIGRFELRYFDPFLILDEFQVTAPGGFPDHPHRGFETVTYMLQGAVTHEDFKG; the protein is encoded by the exons atgcTTGAAACAGAGATCTCAAGTGTTCTTAGAGAACCCCGCTTTGTGGTTAGAAAATTTCAGGCCATATCTCAAAGAGAAGGAGCTGGTGCTGTTGTCCGACGAAGCATCGGAAG GTTTGAGCTCAGATACTTCGATCCGTTCCTCATATTAGATGAATTCCAAG TTACAGCTCCCGGTGGATTTCCTGACCATCCACACAGAG GTTTCGAAACGGTCACCTACATGTTGCAG GGAGCTGTTACACATGAAGATttcaaagggtaa